Genomic DNA from Schistocerca serialis cubense isolate TAMUIC-IGC-003099 chromosome 5, iqSchSeri2.2, whole genome shotgun sequence:
CATATGGTTTTATTATTATGTCCATTTACAACAACAGCTACACAGGAAATATAGCACTGTTTTAAACTAACTTCTAATAACAGTACGCCAATAGCCTTgtcgcagtggtgacaccggttcccgtcagatcaccgaagttaagcgctagcTCTTGGATGGGCGACCCTCCGGtcggccgagcgctgttggcaagcggggtgcactcggcccttgcgatgcaaactgaggagctacttgattgagaagtagcggctccggtctcgtaaactgacatacggcatccagtgacgcctgtgatctgaggatggcatggcggccggtcggtaccgttgggcctaccaaggcctgttcagacggagtttagtcCACTTTAGTGCTAATAGCAGTATCATGAATTAGTTAAgtaactttattttcttgaaatgAGATTCAAAACTATCTGAATACACCTCGTACTGTAAGTACAAGTGACCAGTATGGCAGTGTATGCCAAAACAGATTATTTCATTTTTCTGCTGTCAGTAATTGTACGTAGGCATTTATAAATGGCCCATGGCCGAAACTGTACGAGAATACGGAGTCACTGAAATAAATGTTAGTAACTGTGTAGGTATCTTCAAAGAAAATTAGCAGCACTAGAATAAGTACAAAACTATTGCCTACGGTTTCACGCAATTTATCTTAATCTAGAACAAAATGGTCGTTTTGTCTAACGGTTCTTAACTACACGTGTTGAGTGAAGACATTCTAGGCCAAGGTCACAGTCTGCCACGCATCGATGTGGCCATCCGTTTATCACTCTCAGCACGCCGTCCCCCGGACTCTTAACGGGGATCACGGAGTCCACCTGGCCGTACGATACGAGTCGGTAGTCGGGTCTCAGCTTACCCGAGCTCACGCCGAATTCCAGCAGTTGCCGCAGCGAGTTCATCATACTGCCGGTAGCATTTTGGTCCTGGAAGTTGCCCACGAGTGCCACTGCTATGTTGCAGCCCTGCAGCCAGGACGACACGCTGCTGGCAGCGTCCCAGCCCCGGTCCACGTAGACGTTGCCCGCCACATCTACGAGGAAGTTCCACCGGACCTGGCGCTCGTCGCTGTATTTACGCAGCAGTGGCACGCACGCGGCTTCCGTCTCGCAGTACGCGCCAGGCGTGTCTCCGACGACCACGGCAGGAATGGGGTGAAGCAGAAGACTCGTAGAGTCGGCTGGCAGTGAACTCCGCTTGGGCCACAGTTTGATCTCTCGTCCGAGTTCCGTCACCAACTGCCGATCTAGTGTTGTACCTGCAATCAGATATAGACTGTTGTGATCATAAATACCACACTTCCTCGTGTGCAAATACAACTTCCATGTACCAAACTGTATGGGACATATattaagccggccggtgtagccgagcggttctaggcgcttcagcctggaaccgcgtgacctctacggtcgcaggttcgaatcctgcctcgggcatcgatgtgtctgatgtccttaggttagttatgtttaagtagttctaagttctaggggactggtgatctcagacgtgaagccccatagtgctcagagccatttgaaccattttgaacatatgttaaaaaaaaaggtggtaCGGTGGTGCAAAGGTACACTTTTTTGCTGAACTCCAAACAGGAGGTTTCCAAATCCTCTGGCGAACTACATTTGTTTCGACATAGAATCCTACTTGTACcagcacaatttttttcttctttttatccaGAAATATTTCACTAAAGTTACAGCATCGTCAGTGGGTCTTTAATTTTCTTTCCCTCAGGTAGCAGGAAAATTCTTTACTATCTGTAGATACAGAAATATCATTTTTTAAGAAAGATATTCGCCCTATCCCGAAACAAATGTAGTTTGCTACAGGATTTGGAAATCTCCTATCTCGAATTCAGGAAAACAGTGTATCTTTACACCTCCGTAGCAACTTTGATTGCCTTTAAGATACATCCCTTACTGTTTGATACGTGGCACAGGGCGCCAGTATTAGTAGACACAGTTAGCCGGTCAGCTCTTTGTTTGCCAGTTAGACAGAACCTCAACGCAGGACTCACCTGCACTCGCCATCAAGAGTAATCGAACTGGGCATTCTACACATGATGGTAGTCGTCGTTCACTTTGTTTATCAGTGTACCAAATACTGTAAAACGTTCGTCAACAACTCAATGGAAACTGTGCATAATCTTTagtcccatatacagggtgtttataaatgaatatcggggttttaacgctttacaaTGTTTATTAcactaaacttacagttataaatgatatgtcaaatgaaagacaactcaaacagttttccaagaaccTTCTAAATGTTCAATGTAAGCACCTTACTgtcatagcgaagtacgcgattggttgaacttcactgtacccaagcgctggataggccgcaaggggcccaatgacagggctttctttttcatggcctccacgttcacccgaccctagcgccatgtgattttttcctttggggcttcatcaaggatcgtgtgtacatgcCTCCACTACCAACAGACCTCCCTGAGTCAAGAAACCGGATTGAAAcaactgttgctacaatcacttatcaacgtttgggaagaactcggctatagacttgatgtgtgccgtgtgacaaatggtgctcacattgaatgtttataacgttcttggtaaaactgtttgagttactctttcatttgatatatcacttataactgtaagtttaatataataaatattataaagcgttgacaccctgatattcatttataaacaccctgtatattgttactGTAGCTGTTACCTAATCCGATCTCGCTCTGTATTTCACCTCCTGTTGTTATTGTGATTTCCTGTATTTTGCTTTATAAGTATTTTTCTTTACTGTTTATCATCTGCAACCATAGAGAACTTAATGAAGAAGGTTATTTGCATCGAAAATTTATGACTGGAAATGTTATTCCTAACAGTGCACTAACTCCGCTCAGAATACATTCAACTGACAACATATCGTTTTGAATTTTGTAAACAGTGACAAAGCGCAAGTTTTTAGTAAGTGCAGTTTTCATTGTGAAAATAACGTGAAAGCAAAACAAGtaagtggacacacacacacacacacacacacacacacacacacaatcttccacaCAGTATAAAATAATGTTAACCGCAACAATCCCGTCACAAATTTCGATGTAAATACCATTTTAAAATAAGTGCTCTATGGTTGCGATTGGCAAGCTATGGAAGAATAACAACTATAACGCAAAATACGGAAAATCAAAATAACAGAAGCTGGTGGAAACAAGATGTATTTCAAGTTTGTGAACAGTTCCTATAAAAGCAGGAATTTCTGTATGTACAGGCAGTAAAGAGCAGTTTTCTTGTTAcctaatagaaagaaaataaaaatgcagttcaTGATGCGGTAACTTCAGCGACACACATATGGAAGGAAGAGAATTGCATTGACGCAAGACGGAAACGgatcaaataaaatttatttgtaagcaGATACGGACACAATAGTGAGCTACAACCTCGACCCGAATGTTCTGGGAAACTGGTTTTACACGCAGCTGAAGTACTGATACATTAGTGTTTATGGAAAGTTTAATAACAAAAATGTacgttgacatcttgggttgtcgggtgttctgccggatatcagcgtcgtacttgcacgatatttcggtcacgtagctcgtaaccttcatcaggtgcgacctgagactgctcctcgagtggacctggtccagtatttatgcctatggccttccccctccaccaatggctgcaggcgcttcctctgtggtccgcgcccatttcCTGCCActtgctggagcgttgctgctccgttttccgtccgctgcggttgtaggtgttccctctgcggtccgcgcccaccaaccccgctcctgggggttttcatctacggtctggggtaccaagcgttccccctgcggtccacgcccgctcaccacgacctgctggagcgttgccgctccgtttttcgtccactGCGGTTCTGAATGTTCCCACTGCGGTCCGCggtctccatgtctctggttcttctgtttgtgcagtgttgcagctggccccgttgctcctttaacaattccagagccggatcccaggctctgcttagctggtaccctgtgtcacggttcataagatcgtcagccattttaatttctatcgattctcttataacactgtcccaaaatccgGATGTTTGTGCTAGAATCCTGGTATCCTcacacttcatggcatgatctagttctagacagtgttcagctatggctgacttagtcacctgtcttaatctagtgtgcctctgatgttctttgcacctgatctccacagttcttgtcgtctggccaatgtaggacctgccacattgacaaggtatgttgtaaatccctggttttcgtaaccccaggtcgtctttgacactccccagcagtcccccaatcttgttggatggacaggaaacacacttgatattgtgtttacggaggatcctactgattctggcagaaatagagccagcatagggcagatatgccaccttcattgtttcatcttggtcttcttcaggaacctgtggtatggtggctggttggagtgccctctcaatttgtctgtccgtgtatccattcttggagaaaactgttttgagacgttctatctctataggtagattctcttggtctgacagggcatgtgctctgtggaccaaagtcttcagaaccccattcttctgtgcagggtggtgacagctgctggcctgcagatataaatcagtgtgtgttggttttcggtacacactgtggccaattgatccatctgctttcctctggactactacatccagaaatggcagctggccattcttctccagttccatggtga
This window encodes:
- the LOC126481755 gene encoding peptidoglycan recognition protein 1-like: MCRAGCASCPEAGKSSQGWLPSEQHRSHVLLEGKGGPPGGNQGGCLSDSFYETVRKSTALLAAAVLAVLMTSALLAISSRKNTNVSQDAPKTSVGTTLDRQLVTELGREIKLWPKRSSLPADSTSLLLHPIPAVVVGDTPGAYCETEAACVPLLRKYSDERQVRWNFLVDVAGNVYVDRGWDAASSVSSWLQGCNIAVALVGNFQDQNATGSMMNSLRQLLEFGVSSGKLRPDYRLVSYGQVDSVIPVKSPGDGVLRVINGWPHRCVADCDLGLECLHSTRVVKNR